From the Candidatus Tanganyikabacteria bacterium genome, one window contains:
- a CDS encoding Ig-like domain-containing protein, translating to MRLKANLAAGWAAAALLTACLPNFNLFGAGLPIEVPSDLPSETPTVPPVTVGFGGEPSTRTPTPGPPATPLPTQPPQVARAVEVTILADGVPVTENGSPKGAITLNRLPREGVIPIFAVKKQLSVSVLLSNGILAQKASWKSSRPDTAAVDENGLVTAGNATGSTDIVATSEDGKASASAKVTLTDDGAADVVID from the coding sequence ATGCGCCTCAAGGCCAATCTGGCCGCCGGCTGGGCCGCCGCGGCCCTCCTCACGGCGTGCTTGCCCAACTTCAACCTCTTCGGCGCGGGCTTGCCGATCGAGGTACCGAGCGACCTGCCGAGCGAAACGCCGACGGTCCCGCCTGTTACCGTCGGCTTCGGGGGCGAACCCTCGACGCGCACGCCCACCCCTGGCCCGCCCGCCACGCCCTTGCCGACCCAGCCGCCGCAGGTGGCGCGGGCCGTCGAGGTGACGATCCTGGCCGACGGCGTGCCGGTCACCGAGAATGGCAGCCCCAAGGGCGCGATCACCCTCAACCGCCTGCCCCGCGAGGGGGTGATCCCGATCTTCGCCGTCAAGAAGCAGCTCTCCGTATCGGTACTGCTCTCCAACGGAATCCTCGCCCAGAAGGCCAGCTGGAAGTCGAGCCGGCCCGACACGGCGGCAGTGGACGAAAACGGCCTCGTGACGGCCGGCAACGCGACCGGTTCGACGGACATCGTCGCCACCAGCGAGGACGGGAAGGCGTCGGCTTCGGCCAAGGTGACCCTCACCGACGACGGCGCGGCCGATGTGGTGATCGACTGA
- a CDS encoding TrkA family potassium uptake protein, whose protein sequence is MIVIYGCGQMGTHLALRLERQGHEVTVIDPDRLNLENLGQEFKGELIMGLGIDKDVLKKARITESEAFIAVSRDINTNIMCSLVAKRLFKVPRVIARIEDPQLVELFRKFQIETISPTTDAANRIEELILETIVAKEA, encoded by the coding sequence ATGATCGTGATATACGGGTGCGGGCAGATGGGCACGCACCTCGCATTGCGGCTCGAGCGGCAAGGCCACGAAGTCACCGTCATCGATCCGGATCGCCTCAACCTCGAAAACCTCGGCCAGGAGTTCAAGGGCGAACTCATCATGGGCCTCGGTATCGACAAGGACGTGCTCAAGAAGGCGCGCATCACCGAGTCCGAGGCATTCATCGCCGTCTCCCGGGACATCAACACCAACATCATGTGCTCGCTGGTCGCCAAGCGGCTCTTCAAGGTCCCGCGAGTCATCGCCCGCATCGAGGATCCGCAGCTCGTCGAGCTCTTCCGGAAGTTCCAGATCGAGACCATCAGCCCCACCACCGACGCCGCCAACCGGATCGAGGAATTGATCCTCGAGACAATCGTCGCGAAAGAAGCCTAG
- the rpoC gene encoding DNA-directed RNA polymerase subunit beta' produces the protein MSSRFDYIKVGIASPERILSWSRGEVTKPETINYRTLKPERDGLFCERIFGPAKDWECHCGKYKRVRHKGIICERCGVEVTDSKVRRYRMGHIKLAASVVHIWYLKGIPSYLSLLLDVPLKSLENVVYFNEYLVLDPGNASVNGQPLQEKETITEDVFEELESKEAQFTAKMGAEAIKELLDKMDLAELSKKLKSEIETSSGTKKAKSIKRLRVVDAFLAAGTRPSWMVLDVIPVIPPDLRPMVQLDGGRFATSDLNDLYRRVINRNNRLYRLKDMGAPDIIIRNEMRMLQEAVDALIDNGRRGRAVVGPNNRPLKSLSDIIEGKQGRFRQNLLGKRVDYSGRSVIVVGPNLKLHQCGLPKEMALELFKPFVMNKLVERGIVQNIKSAKKKIERGETIVWDILEEVIRNHPVLLNRAPTLHRLGIQAFEPILVEGRAIQIHPLVCTAFNADFDGDQMAVHVPLSVEAQTEARLLMLASNNILSPATGRPIITPTQDMVMGIYYLTTENPSATRGFGMIFKTFSEALSAYLEGRDKNNDKAILDLHTKVAIRSDGPREDGADPFEVVAGIADEAKREWFEKQLAARKILVTTVGRIIFNEALPEEFPFYNKTIDKKGLERIIMKAFDELGPQRAAALANELKTLGFRYATRSGVSIAIQDLFVPKEKKAILARAEEEIEQARKDYLRGQITEVERYAKVIDTWSAVTEELTGMIKEKYDKLNSVYMMAFSGARGNISQVRQLVAMRGLMADPSGRIIDLPITSNFREGLNVTEYIISSYGARKGLVDTALRTADSGYLTRRLADVAQDVIIREEDCQPRRGIQVRDIKDGDTSVVPLRDRAVGRVLHADVKTSDGKVLFERGHLLSVADAEKLAANGIVQIDIRSPLTCEADRGLCRLCYGWSLTNNALVDIGEAVGIIAAQSIGEPGTQLTMRTFHTGGVFTAAAGNVQLKAKHAGTVHFPEELPTREYRTKHGARVLVTDKEGVLDIKHGSASKAKTDHVQIPLGFELKVKEGEHVESGQVIADSFAELRGAARKSMEKAFKEISSDISGRVEYEGFRMEEKEDRQHNVTRTAVPDKGKEGESIIWIVQGDVLNLPSGAKIRVKDGQVVKKDDVIAETELRTELGGKVRLGADIVLEQTKQGAIIKGGRDISVVTADLACQGFVAGVKEGKLRVEDPKDGEHRMWTLKVEDGKRIESEAVIAEHIDDEHVLASAGEVRYVDAPLTDKEKRVFAKPVKLLFIPEERVSVNKDNSLLVEGIRNGSEVAAGTEVVKDVEVKTNGILQIFEDNNIIREVMVYPGDRYELPPETPLSAEEGTEIKSGDEIAPGIKAKHGGIIKVIPLDEEGEGSIVVVRKAIERTIKPASHGIPYEATTDDMQLGFYTKLQVKDGERVKAGTALAKTEIVLKLSGNLAHLVGRVEIPEVPVHHGEEEEEHEPEPLGFHITILESLALRRDIPGAIKRADFREQQVVTYLMAKEDDQVTPGTTVVRTEILSHAGGVIEEPRVGEGMIARLLLVTPEQEKLHEIPKAQQAVKDGHYVMEGQDLGGDQKSEWAGRVRASGGKVYVRHARPYLISAGTQLLCTAGDMVLMGEPLAMLVFDRVKTGDIIQGLPRVEELLEARKPKDSAIITERPGEVDMDGDPDDATTIWVKTDTGERDSYTVPPGTRVIVNKGDYVESGKPLTDGPINPHDVLRVQGVEATQRFLVDEVQMVYKSQGVEIADKHIEVIVRQMTRKKRVDDPGDSQLLPGEMVDTLEASRVQIALEAEGKTIGVVHPVLLGITKASLNTESFVSAASFQETTRVLTEAAIEGKKDWLHGLKENVVIGRLIPAGTGFFDVEEEAEALGPESAIIGGVPPEAMV, from the coding sequence ATGAGCTCGCGCTTCGACTATATCAAGGTAGGCATCGCTTCCCCCGAGCGGATCCTGTCGTGGTCCCGGGGAGAGGTCACCAAGCCCGAGACCATCAACTACCGCACGCTCAAGCCCGAGCGCGACGGCCTGTTCTGCGAGCGCATCTTCGGTCCCGCCAAGGACTGGGAATGCCACTGCGGCAAGTACAAGCGCGTGCGGCACAAGGGCATCATCTGCGAGCGCTGCGGCGTCGAGGTCACCGATTCCAAGGTCCGCCGCTACCGCATGGGCCACATCAAGCTGGCCGCGTCGGTCGTGCACATCTGGTACCTGAAGGGCATCCCGAGCTACCTCTCGCTGTTGCTCGACGTGCCTCTCAAGAGCCTGGAGAACGTCGTCTACTTCAACGAGTACCTGGTGCTGGATCCGGGTAACGCGTCGGTCAACGGCCAGCCTCTCCAGGAGAAGGAGACCATCACCGAGGACGTCTTCGAGGAGCTGGAGTCCAAGGAGGCGCAATTCACGGCCAAGATGGGCGCCGAGGCCATCAAGGAGCTGCTCGACAAGATGGATCTCGCCGAGCTCTCCAAGAAGCTCAAGTCCGAAATAGAGACCAGCAGCGGCACCAAGAAGGCCAAGTCCATCAAGCGGCTCCGCGTGGTGGACGCATTCCTGGCCGCCGGCACCCGGCCGAGCTGGATGGTGCTGGACGTCATCCCGGTCATCCCGCCCGACCTGCGCCCGATGGTGCAGCTCGACGGCGGCCGATTCGCCACGTCGGATCTCAACGACCTGTACCGCCGCGTGATCAACCGCAACAACCGGCTGTACCGCCTCAAGGACATGGGCGCTCCCGACATCATCATCCGCAACGAGATGCGCATGCTCCAGGAGGCCGTGGACGCCCTGATCGACAACGGCCGCCGCGGCCGCGCCGTCGTGGGCCCCAACAACCGCCCGCTCAAGAGCCTCTCGGACATCATCGAGGGCAAGCAGGGCCGCTTCCGCCAGAACCTGCTGGGCAAGCGTGTCGACTATTCCGGCCGCTCGGTCATCGTGGTCGGCCCCAACCTCAAGCTGCACCAGTGCGGCCTGCCCAAGGAAATGGCGCTCGAGCTCTTCAAGCCGTTCGTGATGAACAAACTCGTCGAGCGCGGCATCGTGCAGAACATCAAGTCCGCCAAGAAGAAAATAGAGCGCGGCGAGACGATCGTGTGGGACATCCTCGAGGAGGTCATCCGCAACCACCCGGTGCTCCTCAACCGCGCTCCCACGCTGCACCGTCTCGGCATCCAGGCCTTCGAGCCCATCCTGGTCGAGGGCCGCGCCATCCAGATCCACCCGCTGGTTTGCACCGCCTTCAACGCCGACTTCGACGGCGACCAGATGGCCGTCCACGTGCCGCTGTCGGTCGAGGCCCAGACCGAGGCGCGCCTCCTGATGCTGGCCTCCAACAACATCCTCTCGCCCGCGACGGGCCGGCCCATCATCACGCCCACCCAGGACATGGTCATGGGCATCTACTACCTGACCACCGAGAACCCGAGCGCCACGCGCGGCTTCGGCATGATCTTCAAGACCTTCTCGGAGGCCCTGTCCGCGTACCTCGAAGGCCGCGACAAAAACAACGACAAGGCCATCCTGGATCTGCACACCAAGGTCGCCATCCGCTCCGACGGCCCGCGCGAGGACGGCGCCGATCCTTTCGAGGTCGTGGCCGGCATCGCCGACGAGGCGAAGCGCGAATGGTTCGAGAAGCAGCTCGCGGCCAGGAAGATCCTCGTCACCACCGTCGGCCGCATCATCTTCAACGAGGCGCTGCCCGAGGAGTTCCCCTTCTACAACAAGACCATCGACAAGAAGGGCCTCGAGCGCATCATCATGAAGGCGTTCGACGAGCTTGGGCCGCAGCGCGCCGCCGCGCTGGCCAACGAGCTCAAGACCCTCGGCTTCCGCTACGCCACGCGGTCGGGCGTTTCCATCGCCATCCAGGATCTCTTCGTCCCCAAGGAGAAGAAGGCGATCCTGGCCCGCGCCGAGGAGGAGATCGAGCAGGCCCGCAAGGACTACCTCCGCGGCCAGATCACCGAGGTCGAGCGCTATGCCAAGGTCATCGACACCTGGTCGGCCGTCACCGAGGAGCTGACCGGGATGATCAAAGAGAAGTACGACAAGCTCAACTCGGTCTACATGATGGCGTTCAGCGGCGCGAGAGGTAACATCTCGCAGGTCCGCCAGCTCGTGGCGATGCGCGGCCTGATGGCCGATCCCTCGGGCCGCATCATCGACCTTCCCATCACCTCCAACTTCCGGGAAGGCCTCAACGTCACCGAGTACATCATCTCCTCGTACGGCGCCCGCAAGGGCCTGGTCGACACGGCGCTCCGCACCGCCGACTCCGGGTACCTGACCCGGCGTCTGGCCGACGTCGCCCAGGACGTCATCATCCGCGAAGAGGACTGCCAGCCCCGGCGCGGCATCCAGGTGCGCGACATCAAGGATGGCGACACGAGCGTCGTGCCGCTGCGCGATCGCGCGGTAGGCCGCGTGCTCCACGCGGACGTCAAGACCAGCGACGGGAAGGTGCTCTTCGAGCGCGGGCACCTGCTCAGCGTCGCCGACGCCGAGAAGCTCGCCGCCAACGGCATCGTGCAGATAGACATCCGCTCGCCGCTCACCTGCGAGGCGGATCGCGGCCTGTGCCGCCTCTGCTACGGCTGGAGCCTCACCAATAACGCCCTCGTGGACATCGGCGAGGCGGTCGGCATCATCGCCGCCCAGTCGATCGGCGAGCCCGGCACCCAGCTCACGATGCGCACGTTCCACACCGGCGGCGTCTTCACGGCGGCCGCCGGCAACGTGCAGCTCAAGGCCAAGCACGCCGGCACGGTGCACTTCCCCGAGGAGCTACCCACCCGCGAGTACCGTACCAAGCACGGCGCCCGCGTCCTGGTGACCGACAAGGAAGGCGTGCTCGACATCAAGCATGGCTCGGCTTCCAAGGCCAAGACCGACCACGTGCAGATCCCGCTGGGGTTCGAGCTCAAGGTCAAGGAGGGCGAGCACGTCGAGTCCGGCCAGGTCATCGCCGATTCCTTCGCCGAACTGCGCGGCGCCGCCCGCAAGTCCATGGAGAAGGCCTTCAAGGAAATCTCCAGCGACATCTCGGGCCGCGTCGAGTACGAGGGCTTCCGGATGGAGGAGAAGGAAGATCGGCAGCACAACGTCACCCGCACCGCCGTGCCCGACAAGGGCAAGGAAGGCGAATCCATCATCTGGATCGTCCAGGGCGACGTCCTCAACCTCCCGTCGGGCGCGAAGATCCGCGTCAAGGACGGCCAGGTGGTCAAGAAGGACGACGTGATCGCCGAGACCGAGCTCAGGACCGAACTCGGCGGCAAGGTGCGCCTGGGCGCCGACATCGTGCTCGAGCAGACCAAGCAGGGTGCCATCATCAAGGGCGGCCGCGACATCTCCGTCGTCACGGCCGACCTGGCCTGCCAGGGCTTCGTCGCCGGCGTCAAGGAAGGCAAGCTGCGCGTCGAGGATCCCAAGGACGGCGAGCACCGCATGTGGACGCTCAAGGTCGAGGACGGCAAGCGCATCGAGAGCGAGGCGGTCATCGCCGAGCACATCGACGACGAGCACGTCCTGGCTTCCGCGGGCGAGGTCCGCTACGTGGACGCGCCGCTCACCGACAAGGAGAAGCGCGTCTTCGCCAAGCCGGTCAAGCTGCTCTTCATCCCCGAGGAGCGGGTGAGCGTCAACAAGGACAACTCGCTCCTGGTCGAGGGCATCCGCAACGGCAGCGAGGTCGCCGCCGGCACGGAGGTCGTCAAGGACGTCGAGGTCAAGACCAACGGCATCCTGCAGATCTTCGAGGACAACAACATCATCCGCGAGGTGATGGTGTACCCCGGGGATCGGTACGAGCTCCCGCCCGAGACGCCGCTGTCGGCCGAGGAAGGCACCGAGATCAAGAGCGGCGACGAGATCGCCCCCGGCATCAAGGCCAAGCACGGCGGCATCATCAAGGTGATCCCGCTCGACGAGGAAGGCGAGGGTTCGATCGTCGTGGTCCGCAAGGCCATCGAGCGGACCATCAAGCCGGCCAGCCACGGCATCCCCTACGAGGCCACCACCGACGACATGCAACTCGGTTTCTACACCAAGCTGCAGGTCAAGGACGGCGAGCGCGTCAAGGCGGGCACCGCCCTGGCCAAGACCGAAATCGTGTTGAAGCTGTCGGGCAACCTGGCGCACCTGGTCGGCCGGGTCGAGATCCCCGAGGTGCCGGTGCACCACGGCGAGGAAGAGGAAGAGCACGAGCCCGAGCCGCTCGGCTTCCATATCACCATCCTCGAGTCTCTGGCTCTGCGCCGGGACATCCCGGGCGCGATCAAGCGGGCCGACTTCCGCGAGCAGCAGGTGGTGACCTACCTGATGGCCAAGGAAGACGACCAGGTCACTCCGGGCACCACGGTGGTCCGCACCGAGATCCTCTCGCACGCCGGCGGCGTGATCGAGGAGCCGCGGGTGGGCGAGGGCATGATCGCCCGGCTGCTCCTGGTCACCCCCGAGCAGGAGAAGCTCCACGAGATCCCCAAGGCGCAGCAGGCGGTCAAGGACGGCCACTACGTCATGGAAGGCCAGGACCTGGGCGGCGACCAGAAGTCCGAGTGGGCCGGGCGCGTCCGCGCCAGCGGCGGCAAGGTCTACGTCCGCCACGCCCGGCCTTACCTGATCTCGGCCGGCACGCAGCTGCTGTGCACCGCCGGCGACATGGTGCTGATGGGCGAGCCCCTCGCGATGCTGGTCTTCGACCGGGTCAAGACGGGCGACATCATCCAGGGCTTGCCCCGCGTCGAGGAACTGCTCGAGGCGCGCAAGCCCAAGGACAGCGCCATCATCACCGAGCGCCCCGGCGAGGTCGACATGGACGGCGACCCCGACGACGCGACGACCATCTGGGTCAAGACCGACACGGGCGAGCGCGACTCGTACACCGTGCCGCCGGGCACCCGCGTGATCGTCAACAAGGGCGATTACGTCGAGTCCGGCAAGCCGCTCACCGACGGGCCGATCAATCCCCACGACGTGCTGCGGGTGCAGGGCGTCGAGGCGACCCAGCGCTTCCTGGTCGACGAAGTCCAGATGGTCTACAAGAGCCAGGGCGTCGAGATCGCCGACAAGCACATCGAGGTCATCGTCCGCCAGATGACCCGCAAGAAGCGGGTCGACGATCCGGGCGACAGCCAGTTGCTGCCGGGCGAAATGGTCGACACGCTGGAGGCCAGCCGCGTCCAGATCGCCCTGGAGGCCGAGGGCAAGACCATCGGCGTCGTGCATCCGGTGCTGCTCGGCATCACGAAGGCCTCGCTCAACACCGAGTCCTTCGTGTCGGCCGCGTCGTTCCAGGAGACGACCCGCGTCCTGACCGAGGCCGCCATCGAGGGCAAGAAGGACTGGCTACACGGCCTGAAGGAGAACGTCGTCATCGGCCGGTTGATCCCGGCCGGCACGGGCTTCTTCGACGTCGAGGAAGAGGCCGAGGCCCTCGGTCCCGAGTCGGCCATCATCGGCGGCGTGCCGCCCGAGGCGATGGTCTAG
- a CDS encoding Ig-like domain-containing protein has protein sequence MTPTGRRGPLARLFPTFTLSLLAFGLALAACEQTPGTGGRIGAQASPGAGGAGKASPTPTIDPLQGTSGTIGGTTPAPGQTTSPAATPTPTATPSPTPTPTPTAPPAVAQTVSITPNSGPALTLNLPAPAGATPLANQPTQVEVQADVQLNNGAIDSKTPKWTSTDTLVATVSAVTGTSKGLVKAVAKIGTAKITATSDDGKASASVTVTVKSTGQVNVGVE, from the coding sequence ATGACGCCTACCGGTAGGCGGGGCCCGCTGGCCCGCCTCTTCCCCACGTTCACGCTATCCCTCCTGGCCTTCGGCCTGGCGCTGGCCGCCTGCGAGCAGACCCCGGGCACCGGTGGCCGGATCGGCGCGCAGGCGTCGCCGGGCGCCGGGGGAGCCGGCAAGGCCAGCCCGACCCCCACCATCGATCCCCTGCAAGGCACGTCGGGAACCATTGGCGGGACCACCCCGGCGCCGGGGCAGACCACCTCGCCGGCCGCGACACCCACGCCCACCGCCACGCCGTCGCCGACTCCCACTCCGACGCCGACGGCGCCGCCGGCCGTGGCGCAAACGGTGTCGATCACGCCCAACAGCGGCCCCGCGTTGACGCTCAACCTGCCCGCGCCGGCCGGTGCGACGCCACTGGCCAACCAGCCCACGCAAGTGGAGGTCCAGGCTGACGTGCAGCTCAACAACGGCGCGATCGACAGCAAGACCCCGAAGTGGACGAGCACCGACACCCTGGTCGCCACCGTCAGCGCGGTCACGGGCACCAGCAAGGGCCTGGTCAAAGCGGTCGCCAAGATCGGGACGGCCAAGATCACCGCGACGTCCGACGACGGGAAGGCCAGCGCTTCGGTGACCGTCACGGTCAAGAGCACCGGCCAGGTGAACGTGGGGGTGGAGTAG
- a CDS encoding NAD-binding protein, translated as MYILVVGGGKIGYHLVRTLLSEGHEVAVIERDVRVCEQIAERFDVMVQNGDGTNPALLAEAGCRRADVVVAVAGRDQDNLVVCQVAKDLFDVKRTIARINDPRNEELFRLQGVNALISVTSAVSNMIDQEITPQHVVHYLTMQHGHLMMVEVTLDEDSPVVGKTIADVSLPGETIIVTLARGRKAIIPAGSTVLLAGDEVVAVTNMGQQNEVKKLLIGEKTPAPR; from the coding sequence GTGTACATCCTGGTCGTCGGCGGCGGCAAGATCGGGTACCACCTGGTCCGCACGCTCCTCTCGGAGGGCCACGAGGTGGCCGTCATCGAACGCGACGTGCGGGTCTGCGAGCAGATTGCCGAGCGCTTCGACGTGATGGTGCAAAACGGCGACGGCACCAACCCGGCCCTGCTCGCCGAGGCCGGCTGCCGGCGGGCCGACGTGGTGGTCGCGGTCGCCGGCCGCGACCAGGACAACCTGGTGGTGTGCCAGGTCGCCAAGGATCTCTTCGATGTCAAGCGCACGATCGCCCGCATCAACGACCCGCGCAACGAGGAGTTGTTCCGGCTGCAGGGCGTCAACGCGCTCATCAGCGTCACGTCGGCGGTCTCCAACATGATCGACCAGGAGATCACGCCGCAGCACGTCGTCCATTACCTCACGATGCAGCACGGCCACTTGATGATGGTGGAAGTCACGCTGGACGAGGATTCGCCCGTGGTCGGCAAGACCATCGCCGACGTATCGCTGCCTGGCGAGACGATCATCGTGACCCTGGCCCGCGGCCGCAAGGCCATCATCCCCGCCGGCTCCACGGTGCTCCTGGCGGGGGACGAGGTCGTGGCCGTGACCAACATGGGCCAGCAAAACGAGGTCAAGAAGCTCCTCATCGGCGAGAAGACGCCCGCGCCGCGCTAG
- a CDS encoding IPT/TIG domain-containing protein → MGMASFGTGVRKALITALVTAMAGCALGTSPLGGELYRQPLVERPAGVAAIEADLRKDLTIHGVVQFPAGTRAVQATEAQIVGQSTISMIDPVSGSTLGTGLTDNNGVFALNPVGFSIPDGNTYILEASKGLAGQLPGRNAPRMRTIIKRSGTDWLSITSAATTSVVINAMTTAVALTSGLDPTNVPPGNVMGKVNAAVAPAQLNTNPALSNHPDSEVIKFNNDILAYLTNDFDPVASSTAIKPSITSVNPTAGGVFDPVTIDGSGFHPVTLSDLVVSIGGVAATILMASPRRLIVTVPAGVPAGATTVTVATNRGGTSTGFAFTIQGGGSGLGITLVNPNPAVIGQFVTVTGNGFDANAAANSVAFTGASAVTPVEATPTSLRVAVPAGAITGPVRVTVGANTSNGYALQVGKAPLISSFFPDRGTVKSELRIKGDGFGRRGLGQVMVAGKDANVLAWTDNLIRVEVPWNVNLKAASNYETNPGAVSVQVLTNSGLAISGTWTVLAGEIVPGGGFSNIDSTRGPNGPGTQAWLAGERIIVHGGNGYDNRVWSVGVNNDGSLKSDWRQEVSAPFTMRIDDNPRMTALVGAKRWIMVSNGGNQVMFAKLDPITGDFVGWGDNPANYLPPGWIGKDHTMVSYGWTGIPQADGRGGRSKKVYVLGAGVSCGGCANSGFGMIYADVTEDDNIGPWKTGPSLISFFGEDAWPIVVGNTLYAIGGTDGNARAQYIQLNDDGTPDTSVGWRDSTGRTQTMGSMLSNDPQRVGNYYYTFDTWCDTRCSRSPVILDTYLKGFVSWGSGPTSNCGHTDVPIGRFYYMFGGNGSDRVFQATIS, encoded by the coding sequence ATGGGCATGGCTTCGTTTGGCACCGGCGTCCGCAAGGCCCTCATCACGGCCCTCGTGACGGCCATGGCGGGCTGCGCGCTGGGTACCAGCCCGCTTGGCGGCGAGCTCTACCGGCAACCGCTGGTCGAGCGACCGGCCGGCGTGGCCGCGATCGAGGCCGATCTCCGCAAGGACCTCACCATCCACGGCGTGGTCCAGTTCCCGGCGGGCACGCGGGCGGTCCAGGCGACCGAGGCCCAGATAGTGGGCCAGTCGACGATCTCGATGATCGACCCGGTGTCAGGCTCGACGCTGGGCACGGGCCTCACCGACAACAACGGCGTCTTCGCCCTCAACCCGGTCGGCTTCTCGATCCCGGATGGCAACACCTACATCCTCGAGGCCTCCAAGGGCCTGGCCGGCCAGCTCCCGGGCCGCAATGCCCCGCGCATGCGCACGATCATCAAGCGCAGCGGCACCGACTGGCTCTCCATCACGAGCGCAGCCACGACCAGCGTGGTGATCAACGCGATGACCACGGCGGTCGCCCTCACCTCGGGGCTCGATCCCACCAACGTCCCGCCGGGCAACGTCATGGGCAAGGTCAACGCCGCGGTCGCGCCGGCGCAGCTAAACACCAACCCGGCGCTGAGCAACCATCCCGACTCCGAAGTCATCAAGTTCAACAACGACATCCTGGCCTACCTGACCAACGACTTCGATCCCGTGGCATCTTCCACGGCGATCAAGCCGTCCATCACGAGCGTCAACCCGACGGCGGGCGGCGTGTTCGACCCGGTGACGATCGACGGGTCGGGCTTTCATCCCGTGACGCTTTCCGACCTGGTGGTCAGCATTGGCGGCGTCGCGGCAACCATCCTGATGGCCTCGCCCAGGAGGCTCATCGTCACCGTGCCGGCCGGTGTGCCGGCGGGCGCCACCACGGTCACGGTCGCGACCAACCGCGGCGGCACCTCGACCGGCTTCGCATTCACCATCCAGGGTGGCGGCTCCGGCCTGGGCATCACGCTGGTCAACCCCAATCCCGCGGTCATCGGCCAGTTCGTGACGGTGACGGGCAACGGCTTCGATGCCAACGCCGCGGCAAACTCGGTTGCTTTCACCGGGGCCTCCGCGGTCACGCCCGTCGAGGCGACGCCCACTTCGCTGCGCGTCGCGGTGCCGGCCGGAGCCATCACCGGCCCGGTGCGCGTCACCGTGGGCGCCAACACCTCCAACGGCTACGCATTGCAGGTCGGCAAGGCGCCGCTCATCAGCTCCTTCTTCCCGGATCGCGGCACGGTCAAGAGCGAACTGCGCATCAAGGGCGACGGCTTCGGCCGGCGCGGCCTGGGGCAGGTCATGGTGGCCGGCAAGGATGCCAACGTCCTGGCCTGGACCGACAACCTGATACGCGTGGAAGTGCCGTGGAACGTGAACCTGAAGGCGGCGAGCAACTACGAGACCAACCCCGGTGCCGTCTCCGTCCAGGTCCTGACCAACAGCGGCCTGGCCATCAGCGGCACCTGGACCGTGCTGGCGGGGGAAATTGTCCCCGGCGGCGGCTTCTCCAACATCGATAGCACGCGCGGCCCCAACGGCCCGGGCACCCAGGCCTGGCTGGCCGGCGAGCGCATCATCGTGCACGGCGGCAACGGGTACGACAACCGCGTCTGGAGCGTCGGAGTCAACAACGACGGCTCGCTCAAGAGCGACTGGCGCCAGGAAGTCAGCGCGCCGTTCACCATGCGCATCGACGACAACCCGCGCATGACCGCCCTGGTGGGCGCCAAGCGCTGGATCATGGTGAGCAATGGCGGCAACCAGGTCATGTTTGCCAAGCTCGATCCCATCACGGGCGACTTCGTGGGCTGGGGCGACAACCCGGCCAACTACCTGCCGCCGGGCTGGATCGGCAAGGACCACACCATGGTCTCCTACGGGTGGACGGGCATCCCGCAGGCCGACGGCCGGGGCGGCCGCTCCAAGAAGGTGTACGTGCTGGGCGCGGGCGTGAGCTGCGGCGGTTGCGCCAACAGCGGCTTCGGCATGATCTACGCCGACGTCACCGAAGACGACAACATCGGCCCGTGGAAGACCGGCCCCAGCCTGATCAGCTTCTTCGGGGAAGACGCTTGGCCCATCGTCGTGGGCAACACGCTCTACGCCATCGGCGGCACGGACGGCAACGCCCGCGCCCAGTACATCCAGCTCAACGACGACGGCACTCCCGATACCTCGGTTGGCTGGCGCGACTCCACGGGCCGTACGCAGACGATGGGCTCGATGCTGTCCAACGACCCCCAGCGTGTCGGCAACTACTACTACACGTTCGACACCTGGTGCGACACGCGGTGCTCGCGGTCGCCCGTCATCCTCGACACCTACCTCAAAGGTTTCGTGTCCTGGGGCAGCGGCCCCACGTCCAACTGCGGCCACACCGACGTGCCGATCGGCCGGTTCTACTACATGTTCGGCGGCAACGGCTCTGACCGCGTCTTCCAGGCAACCATCAGCTAG